A single window of Channa argus isolate prfri chromosome 2, Channa argus male v1.0, whole genome shotgun sequence DNA harbors:
- the nadsyn1 gene encoding glutamine-dependent NAD(+) synthetase isoform X3 has translation MSKTFKTSLQYNLCSSVMANALMPMLVYGSEKGIEIAKCNEAKYRLGPELEICGYGCADHFYESDTLLHSFQVLRKLLESPITQDIICDVGMPIMHRNVRYNCRVLFLNRKILLIRPKMVMANHGNYREMRWFSPWNHLRKIEEYFLPRIILEVTGQETVPFGDCVLSTRDTCIGSEICAELWNPRSPHINMGLDGVEIFTNSSASHHELRKADQRVSLIKSATTKSGGIYLYANQRGCDGDRVYYDGCAMVAINGDIVAQGAQFSLNDVEVITATVDLEDVRSYRGELCQPHMESEPKPCQRVKVDFSLSNEDDIYLPTHQPITWHFHTPEEEISLGPACWLWDYLRRSGQAGFLLPLSGGVDSSSTACIVHSMCVLLCQAIEDNNSQVLNDVRRVVGDDSYCPRNPRELCRRIFTTCYMASENSSEDTCSRAKDLSNQIGSTHMNINIDLAVKGILGIFSVVTGTWPQFRANGGSHRENLALQNIQARVRMVLAYLFAQLSLWVRGKPGGLLVLGSANVDESLTGYFTKYDCSSADINPIGGISKTDLKSFLHYCVEHFQLTALRGILAAPPTAELEPLTDGQVSQTDEVAQKVKHFFRMYAVNRHKMTTVTPSYHAESYSPDDNRFDLRPFLYDTRWTWQFRCIDSQVSQMAPNAPKK, from the exons ATGTCTAAGACCTTTAAGACGTCATTACAATATAATCTTTGTTCTTCTGTGATGGCGAATGCACTCATGCCAATGCTAGTTTATGGAAGTGAAAAAG GTATTGAGATTGCTAAGTGCAATGAAGCCAAATACAGACTGGGCCCAGAGCTGGAGATAtg TGGGTATGGCTGTGCAGATCACTTCTATGAGTCGGACACATTGCTCCACAGCTTTCAGGTCCTGAGGAAGCTTCTGGAATCTCCCATCACCCAGGACATCATCTGTGATGTGGGAAT GCCCATCATGCATCGCAATGTGCGCTACAATTGCAGGGTCCTGTTTCTCAACAG AAAGATACTGCTGATAAGACCAAAGATGGTGATGGCCAACCATGGGAACTACAGAGAGATGCGGTGGTTCTCACCTTGGAACCATTTAAG GAAAATAGAGGAGTATTTCCTACCCAGAATTATCCTGGAGGTAACAGGCCAG GAGACTGTCCCATTCGGTGACTGTGTGCTGTCCACTAGGGACACCTGCATCGGCAGTGAGATATGTGCGGAGCTCTGGAATCCCAGAAG CCCACATATTAATATGGGTCTGGATGGGGTCGAGATCTTCACTAATTCATCCGCAAGCCACCATGAGCTCCGCAAAGCTGACCAGAGGGTCAGCTTGATCAAGTCAGCCACCACCAAG AGTGGAGGTATCTACTTGTACGCCAACCAGAGGGGCTGCGATGGAGACCGTGTTTACTATGATGGTTGTGCCATGGTGGCCATCAATGGAGACATTGTGGCACAGGGAGCACAGTTCTCCCTCAATGATGTG GAGGTGATTACAGCCACAGTTGACCTTGAAGATGTACGTAGCTACAGAGGGGAACTGTGCCAGCCCCACATG GAGAGTGAACCCAAACCATGTCAGAGAGTAAAAGTTGACTTCTCATTATCCAATGAGGATGATATTTACCTCCCAACCCACCAACCAATAACGTGGCACTTCCATACACCAGAGGAAGAGATCAG TCTAGGTCCGGCCTGCTGGCTGTGGGACTACCTGCGGAGAAGTGGACAG GCTGGTTTTTTGTTGCCTCTAAGTGGAGGTGTCGACAGCTCCTCTACTGCCTGCATTGTCCACtcaatgtgtgtgctgctgtgccAGGCCATTGAGGACAACA ACAGCCAGGTACTGAACGATGTTCGCAGGGTGGTTGGAGACGACTCCTACTGTCCTCGGAACCCCAGAGAGCTGTGTCGGCGCATCTTTACCACCTGCTACATGGCTAGTGAGAATTCCTCAGAGGACACATGTAGCAGAGCCAAAGACCTGTCTAATCAGATTGGCAG cacACACATGAATATTAACATAGACCTGGCAGTGAAAGGAATTCTGGGTATCTTCTCAGTGGTTACTGGCACATGGCCTCAGTTTCGAGCAAACGGGGGAAGCCACCGAGAAAACCTGGCTCTGCAGAACATACAG GCTCGGGTCAGGATGGTCCTGGCCTACCTCTTTGCCCAGCTGAGTTTGTGGGTGCGTGGTAAGCCGGGTGGACTACTAGTGCTGGGCTCAGCCAACGTAGATGAGAG TCTTACAGGGTATTTCACCAAGTATGACTGCTCCAGTGCTGACATCAACCCAATAGGAGGAATCAGCAAGACAGACCTGAAGAGTTTCCTCCATTACTGTGTTGAGCACTTCCAGCTCACTGCCCTCAGAGG CATCCTGGCAGCTCCACCCACAGCAGAACTGGAGCCACTCACAGATGGACAGGTGTCACAGACAGATGAG GTGGCCCAGAAGGTGAAGCACTTTTTTAGGATGTACGCGGTGAACCGCCACAAGATGACTACGGTGACACCCTCCTACCATGCTGAGAGCTACAGTCCTGACGACAATCGCTTTGACCTCCGACCATTCCTCTACGACACACGCTGGACTTGGCAGTTCAGGTGCATCGACAGCCAG GTGTCCCAGATGGCACCAAATGCCccaaagaaataa
- the nadsyn1 gene encoding glutamine-dependent NAD(+) synthetase isoform X2 produces the protein MGRKVTLATCSLNQWALDFEGNLERILRSIEIAKCNEAKYRLGPELEICGYGCADHFYESDTLLHSFQVLRKLLESPITQDIICDVGMPIMHRNVRYNCRVLFLNRKILLIRPKMVMANHGNYREMRWFSPWNHLRKIEEYFLPRIILEVTGQETVPFGDCVLSTRDTCIGSEICAELWNPRSPHINMGLDGVEIFTNSSASHHELRKADQRVSLIKSATTKSGGIYLYANQRGCDGDRVYYDGCAMVAINGDIVAQGAQFSLNDVEVITATVDLEDVRSYRGELCQPHMESEPKPCQRVKVDFSLSNEDDIYLPTHQPITWHFHTPEEEISLGPACWLWDYLRRSGQAGFLLPLSGGVDSSSTACIVHSMCVLLCQAIEDNNSQVLNDVRRVVGDDSYCPRNPRELCRRIFTTCYMASENSSEDTCSRAKDLSNQIGSTHMNINIDLAVKGILGIFSVVTGTWPQFRANGGSHRENLALQNIQARVRMVLAYLFAQLSLWVRGKPGGLLVLGSANVDESLTGYFTKYDCSSADINPIGGISKTDLKSFLHYCVEHFQLTALRGILAAPPTAELEPLTDGQVSQTDEADMGMTYSELSLIGKLRKISKCGPFSMFCKLIHMWKGTFSPTEVAQKVKHFFRMYAVNRHKMTTVTPSYHAESYSPDDNRFDLRPFLYDTRWTWQFRCIDSQVSQMAPNAPKK, from the exons ATGGGCCGAAAAGTGACACTTGCAACCTGCTCCTTGAACCAGTGGGCTCTGGACTTTGAAGGCAACCTGGAGAGAATCCTGAGGA GTATTGAGATTGCTAAGTGCAATGAAGCCAAATACAGACTGGGCCCAGAGCTGGAGATAtg TGGGTATGGCTGTGCAGATCACTTCTATGAGTCGGACACATTGCTCCACAGCTTTCAGGTCCTGAGGAAGCTTCTGGAATCTCCCATCACCCAGGACATCATCTGTGATGTGGGAAT GCCCATCATGCATCGCAATGTGCGCTACAATTGCAGGGTCCTGTTTCTCAACAG AAAGATACTGCTGATAAGACCAAAGATGGTGATGGCCAACCATGGGAACTACAGAGAGATGCGGTGGTTCTCACCTTGGAACCATTTAAG GAAAATAGAGGAGTATTTCCTACCCAGAATTATCCTGGAGGTAACAGGCCAG GAGACTGTCCCATTCGGTGACTGTGTGCTGTCCACTAGGGACACCTGCATCGGCAGTGAGATATGTGCGGAGCTCTGGAATCCCAGAAG CCCACATATTAATATGGGTCTGGATGGGGTCGAGATCTTCACTAATTCATCCGCAAGCCACCATGAGCTCCGCAAAGCTGACCAGAGGGTCAGCTTGATCAAGTCAGCCACCACCAAG AGTGGAGGTATCTACTTGTACGCCAACCAGAGGGGCTGCGATGGAGACCGTGTTTACTATGATGGTTGTGCCATGGTGGCCATCAATGGAGACATTGTGGCACAGGGAGCACAGTTCTCCCTCAATGATGTG GAGGTGATTACAGCCACAGTTGACCTTGAAGATGTACGTAGCTACAGAGGGGAACTGTGCCAGCCCCACATG GAGAGTGAACCCAAACCATGTCAGAGAGTAAAAGTTGACTTCTCATTATCCAATGAGGATGATATTTACCTCCCAACCCACCAACCAATAACGTGGCACTTCCATACACCAGAGGAAGAGATCAG TCTAGGTCCGGCCTGCTGGCTGTGGGACTACCTGCGGAGAAGTGGACAG GCTGGTTTTTTGTTGCCTCTAAGTGGAGGTGTCGACAGCTCCTCTACTGCCTGCATTGTCCACtcaatgtgtgtgctgctgtgccAGGCCATTGAGGACAACA ACAGCCAGGTACTGAACGATGTTCGCAGGGTGGTTGGAGACGACTCCTACTGTCCTCGGAACCCCAGAGAGCTGTGTCGGCGCATCTTTACCACCTGCTACATGGCTAGTGAGAATTCCTCAGAGGACACATGTAGCAGAGCCAAAGACCTGTCTAATCAGATTGGCAG cacACACATGAATATTAACATAGACCTGGCAGTGAAAGGAATTCTGGGTATCTTCTCAGTGGTTACTGGCACATGGCCTCAGTTTCGAGCAAACGGGGGAAGCCACCGAGAAAACCTGGCTCTGCAGAACATACAG GCTCGGGTCAGGATGGTCCTGGCCTACCTCTTTGCCCAGCTGAGTTTGTGGGTGCGTGGTAAGCCGGGTGGACTACTAGTGCTGGGCTCAGCCAACGTAGATGAGAG TCTTACAGGGTATTTCACCAAGTATGACTGCTCCAGTGCTGACATCAACCCAATAGGAGGAATCAGCAAGACAGACCTGAAGAGTTTCCTCCATTACTGTGTTGAGCACTTCCAGCTCACTGCCCTCAGAGG CATCCTGGCAGCTCCACCCACAGCAGAACTGGAGCCACTCACAGATGGACAGGTGTCACAGACAGATGAG GCAGACATGGGGATGACTTATTCAGAGTTATCTCTGATTGGAAAACTGAGAAAGATCTCCAAGTGCGGCCCCTTCAGTATGTTCTGTAAACTCATTCATATGTGGAAGGGTACGTTCTCACCCACAGAG GTGGCCCAGAAGGTGAAGCACTTTTTTAGGATGTACGCGGTGAACCGCCACAAGATGACTACGGTGACACCCTCCTACCATGCTGAGAGCTACAGTCCTGACGACAATCGCTTTGACCTCCGACCATTCCTCTACGACACACGCTGGACTTGGCAGTTCAGGTGCATCGACAGCCAG GTGTCCCAGATGGCACCAAATGCCccaaagaaataa
- the nadsyn1 gene encoding glutamine-dependent NAD(+) synthetase isoform X1: MSKTFKTSLQYNLCSSVMANALMPMLVYGSEKGIEIAKCNEAKYRLGPELEICGYGCADHFYESDTLLHSFQVLRKLLESPITQDIICDVGMPIMHRNVRYNCRVLFLNRKILLIRPKMVMANHGNYREMRWFSPWNHLRKIEEYFLPRIILEVTGQETVPFGDCVLSTRDTCIGSEICAELWNPRSPHINMGLDGVEIFTNSSASHHELRKADQRVSLIKSATTKSGGIYLYANQRGCDGDRVYYDGCAMVAINGDIVAQGAQFSLNDVEVITATVDLEDVRSYRGELCQPHMESEPKPCQRVKVDFSLSNEDDIYLPTHQPITWHFHTPEEEISLGPACWLWDYLRRSGQAGFLLPLSGGVDSSSTACIVHSMCVLLCQAIEDNNSQVLNDVRRVVGDDSYCPRNPRELCRRIFTTCYMASENSSEDTCSRAKDLSNQIGSTHMNINIDLAVKGILGIFSVVTGTWPQFRANGGSHRENLALQNIQARVRMVLAYLFAQLSLWVRGKPGGLLVLGSANVDESLTGYFTKYDCSSADINPIGGISKTDLKSFLHYCVEHFQLTALRGILAAPPTAELEPLTDGQVSQTDEADMGMTYSELSLIGKLRKISKCGPFSMFCKLIHMWKGTFSPTEVAQKVKHFFRMYAVNRHKMTTVTPSYHAESYSPDDNRFDLRPFLYDTRWTWQFRCIDSQVSQMAPNAPKK; the protein is encoded by the exons ATGTCTAAGACCTTTAAGACGTCATTACAATATAATCTTTGTTCTTCTGTGATGGCGAATGCACTCATGCCAATGCTAGTTTATGGAAGTGAAAAAG GTATTGAGATTGCTAAGTGCAATGAAGCCAAATACAGACTGGGCCCAGAGCTGGAGATAtg TGGGTATGGCTGTGCAGATCACTTCTATGAGTCGGACACATTGCTCCACAGCTTTCAGGTCCTGAGGAAGCTTCTGGAATCTCCCATCACCCAGGACATCATCTGTGATGTGGGAAT GCCCATCATGCATCGCAATGTGCGCTACAATTGCAGGGTCCTGTTTCTCAACAG AAAGATACTGCTGATAAGACCAAAGATGGTGATGGCCAACCATGGGAACTACAGAGAGATGCGGTGGTTCTCACCTTGGAACCATTTAAG GAAAATAGAGGAGTATTTCCTACCCAGAATTATCCTGGAGGTAACAGGCCAG GAGACTGTCCCATTCGGTGACTGTGTGCTGTCCACTAGGGACACCTGCATCGGCAGTGAGATATGTGCGGAGCTCTGGAATCCCAGAAG CCCACATATTAATATGGGTCTGGATGGGGTCGAGATCTTCACTAATTCATCCGCAAGCCACCATGAGCTCCGCAAAGCTGACCAGAGGGTCAGCTTGATCAAGTCAGCCACCACCAAG AGTGGAGGTATCTACTTGTACGCCAACCAGAGGGGCTGCGATGGAGACCGTGTTTACTATGATGGTTGTGCCATGGTGGCCATCAATGGAGACATTGTGGCACAGGGAGCACAGTTCTCCCTCAATGATGTG GAGGTGATTACAGCCACAGTTGACCTTGAAGATGTACGTAGCTACAGAGGGGAACTGTGCCAGCCCCACATG GAGAGTGAACCCAAACCATGTCAGAGAGTAAAAGTTGACTTCTCATTATCCAATGAGGATGATATTTACCTCCCAACCCACCAACCAATAACGTGGCACTTCCATACACCAGAGGAAGAGATCAG TCTAGGTCCGGCCTGCTGGCTGTGGGACTACCTGCGGAGAAGTGGACAG GCTGGTTTTTTGTTGCCTCTAAGTGGAGGTGTCGACAGCTCCTCTACTGCCTGCATTGTCCACtcaatgtgtgtgctgctgtgccAGGCCATTGAGGACAACA ACAGCCAGGTACTGAACGATGTTCGCAGGGTGGTTGGAGACGACTCCTACTGTCCTCGGAACCCCAGAGAGCTGTGTCGGCGCATCTTTACCACCTGCTACATGGCTAGTGAGAATTCCTCAGAGGACACATGTAGCAGAGCCAAAGACCTGTCTAATCAGATTGGCAG cacACACATGAATATTAACATAGACCTGGCAGTGAAAGGAATTCTGGGTATCTTCTCAGTGGTTACTGGCACATGGCCTCAGTTTCGAGCAAACGGGGGAAGCCACCGAGAAAACCTGGCTCTGCAGAACATACAG GCTCGGGTCAGGATGGTCCTGGCCTACCTCTTTGCCCAGCTGAGTTTGTGGGTGCGTGGTAAGCCGGGTGGACTACTAGTGCTGGGCTCAGCCAACGTAGATGAGAG TCTTACAGGGTATTTCACCAAGTATGACTGCTCCAGTGCTGACATCAACCCAATAGGAGGAATCAGCAAGACAGACCTGAAGAGTTTCCTCCATTACTGTGTTGAGCACTTCCAGCTCACTGCCCTCAGAGG CATCCTGGCAGCTCCACCCACAGCAGAACTGGAGCCACTCACAGATGGACAGGTGTCACAGACAGATGAG GCAGACATGGGGATGACTTATTCAGAGTTATCTCTGATTGGAAAACTGAGAAAGATCTCCAAGTGCGGCCCCTTCAGTATGTTCTGTAAACTCATTCATATGTGGAAGGGTACGTTCTCACCCACAGAG GTGGCCCAGAAGGTGAAGCACTTTTTTAGGATGTACGCGGTGAACCGCCACAAGATGACTACGGTGACACCCTCCTACCATGCTGAGAGCTACAGTCCTGACGACAATCGCTTTGACCTCCGACCATTCCTCTACGACACACGCTGGACTTGGCAGTTCAGGTGCATCGACAGCCAG GTGTCCCAGATGGCACCAAATGCCccaaagaaataa